One window from the genome of [Mycobacterium] stephanolepidis encodes:
- the arsB gene encoding ACR3 family arsenite efflux transporter, which yields MLDRFLPVWIGLAMAAGLLLGRWIPGLNSVLERVQVEGISLPIAIGLLIMMYPVLAKVRYDRLGAVTADRRLLIGSLVLNWVLGPALMFALAWLLLPDLPEYRTGLIVVGLARCIAMVIIWNDLACGDRDAAAVLVALNSMFQVLMFAVLGWFYLSVLPGWLHLPQTVIAASPWQIAKSVLLFLGIPLAAGYLSRRIGEQAKGRTWYETRFLPIIGPWALWGLLFTIVTLFALQGAQISSRPWDIVRIAVPLLAYFAIMWGGGYLLGAALRLGYPRTTTLAFTAAGNNFELAIAVAIATWGAASGQALAGVVGPLIEVPVLVALVYVSLALRRHIMRAPQPDSIDTADQKVTQ from the coding sequence ATGCTGGACCGGTTTCTGCCGGTGTGGATCGGACTCGCGATGGCGGCCGGGTTGCTGCTGGGTCGCTGGATCCCCGGGCTGAACAGTGTGCTGGAAAGAGTTCAGGTCGAAGGGATCTCGCTGCCTATCGCGATCGGACTGCTCATCATGATGTACCCGGTATTGGCCAAGGTGCGCTACGACCGCCTCGGTGCCGTCACCGCTGACCGCAGGCTGCTGATCGGCTCGCTGGTCTTGAACTGGGTGCTTGGCCCGGCGTTGATGTTCGCGCTGGCGTGGCTGCTGCTACCGGATCTGCCCGAGTATCGCACCGGCCTGATCGTCGTCGGATTGGCGCGGTGCATCGCCATGGTGATCATCTGGAACGACCTTGCGTGCGGTGATCGAGATGCGGCGGCCGTGCTCGTCGCGCTGAATTCGATGTTTCAGGTGCTCATGTTCGCGGTCTTGGGTTGGTTCTATCTATCCGTCCTGCCCGGTTGGCTGCATCTGCCGCAAACCGTCATCGCCGCCTCCCCGTGGCAGATCGCCAAATCTGTACTCCTGTTCCTGGGGATCCCACTCGCGGCCGGATACCTCTCCCGCCGTATCGGCGAACAGGCCAAGGGACGCACCTGGTACGAAACCCGATTCCTGCCGATCATCGGCCCCTGGGCGCTATGGGGACTGCTGTTCACCATCGTGACCTTGTTCGCGCTCCAAGGCGCTCAGATATCTTCTCGGCCTTGGGATATTGTACGTATCGCGGTGCCGCTACTCGCCTACTTCGCGATCATGTGGGGCGGCGGATACCTGCTCGGCGCTGCCCTGAGGCTGGGCTACCCACGCACCACCACGCTCGCGTTCACCGCCGCCGGTAACAACTTCGAACTGGCCATCGCTGTCGCGATCGCCACCTGGGGCGCCGCCTCCGGCCAGGCTCTGGCAGGTGTCGTCGGCCCCCTGATCGAAGTGCCCGTGCTGGTCGCCCTCGTGTACGTGTCCTTGGCGCTGCGGCGCCACATTATGCGTGCCCCTCAACCGGATTCGATCGACACCGCAGACCAGAAGGTGACCCAATGA
- a CDS encoding ArsI/CadI family heavy metal resistance metalloenzyme, which yields MSRVQLALNVDDLDASIDFYSKLFSVQPAKRKPGYANFAIDSPPLKLVLLENPGHGGTINHLGVQVESSEQVHAEIGRLTDAGMFTEEEIGTTCCFATQDKVWVTAPDHEKWEIYTVLADSETFGTSPELLAEDSDCACGHLE from the coding sequence GTGTCCCGTGTACAGCTGGCGCTCAATGTCGACGACCTCGATGCGTCAATCGACTTCTATTCAAAGCTTTTTAGCGTACAGCCGGCTAAACGTAAGCCCGGATATGCCAACTTTGCGATCGATTCCCCACCGCTGAAGCTGGTGTTGTTGGAGAACCCGGGCCACGGCGGCACGATCAACCACCTCGGGGTACAGGTCGAATCCAGCGAGCAGGTCCATGCCGAGATCGGCCGATTGACCGATGCAGGCATGTTCACCGAGGAGGAAATCGGCACCACGTGTTGTTTCGCGACACAAGACAAGGTGTGGGTCACCGCACCCGATCATGAGAAGTGGGAAATCTACACGGTTTTAGCGGATTCGGAGACATTCGGCACCAGTCCAGAACTCCTCGCCGAAGACAGCGACTGCGCCTGCGGGCATCTCGAGTGA
- a CDS encoding formate/nitrite transporter family protein, whose amino-acid sequence MTYVKPPELAQALIDAGESKIFMSTRDTLIRAYMAGAMLTLAAAFAVKVTVDTGSPILGAALFPVGFCLLYLLGYDLLTGVFVLAPLAYLARRPGVTTVGVLRNWGLVFLGNFAGALTVAVLMAVYITYGFDVSINDAGNQFAAYGQKLAHIGSDRTLGYADHGVAGWLTVFVRGMLCNWMVSTGVVGALLAKDVVGKVLVMWMPIMLFFAMGFEHSVVNMFLFPIGILLGADFTWADYFLWNEFPTALGNLVGGLFFTGVMIYLTHYRTAPKRNAPSTTQGSAVANA is encoded by the coding sequence TTGACGTACGTGAAACCGCCCGAGCTGGCCCAAGCGCTTATCGATGCCGGCGAGTCGAAGATCTTCATGTCGACCCGGGACACGCTGATTCGTGCGTACATGGCCGGTGCGATGCTCACACTCGCCGCTGCCTTCGCGGTCAAAGTGACCGTCGACACCGGGTCTCCGATTCTGGGCGCGGCACTGTTCCCGGTTGGTTTCTGTCTGCTGTATCTCCTGGGCTACGACCTGCTGACCGGGGTGTTCGTGCTGGCGCCGTTGGCCTACCTTGCCAGGCGGCCGGGCGTGACAACCGTTGGGGTTCTGCGGAACTGGGGGCTGGTGTTTCTGGGAAACTTCGCGGGGGCGTTGACGGTCGCGGTACTCATGGCGGTGTACATCACGTACGGCTTCGATGTGTCGATCAATGATGCGGGCAATCAGTTCGCCGCGTATGGACAAAAACTCGCGCACATAGGATCCGACCGCACGCTCGGGTATGCCGATCACGGCGTCGCCGGATGGCTCACCGTTTTCGTCCGGGGCATGCTGTGCAACTGGATGGTCTCCACGGGTGTGGTGGGCGCGCTGCTGGCCAAGGACGTCGTCGGCAAGGTTCTGGTGATGTGGATGCCGATCATGCTGTTCTTCGCGATGGGATTCGAGCATTCCGTGGTGAACATGTTCCTGTTTCCGATCGGCATTCTGCTGGGCGCCGATTTCACCTGGGCAGACTACTTCTTGTGGAACGAATTTCCCACCGCGCTAGGCAATTTGGTCGGCGGGCTGTTCTTCACCGGCGTAATGATCTATCTGACGCACTATCGCACGGCGCCGAAGCGCAACGCTCCGTCGACCACACAGGGCAGCGCGGTGGCGAACGCGTAA
- a CDS encoding DUF5994 family protein, which yields MNGAWWPQDDGFIARELSPLVEELSEHIGAVSEVSLNWKAGSPRSSMRSAAMPPALANRPFHWVVTLRGEHRTVRILMVPARTNRILARMIMRLAAQMPLLDSPKEDEVSAALRIIMAA from the coding sequence ATGAACGGGGCATGGTGGCCCCAGGACGACGGATTCATCGCGCGGGAACTCTCGCCGTTGGTGGAAGAGCTGTCCGAGCACATCGGCGCGGTCAGTGAGGTGTCACTGAACTGGAAGGCGGGGTCACCTCGGTCGAGCATGAGGTCGGCGGCGATGCCTCCGGCGCTCGCCAACCGTCCGTTCCATTGGGTGGTCACACTTCGAGGTGAGCATCGGACGGTGCGGATTCTCATGGTGCCGGCTCGTACGAACAGGATTCTGGCGAGGATGATCATGCGTCTGGCCGCGCAGATGCCTCTGCTCGATTCTCCTAAGGAGGACGAAGTCTCCGCGGCGCTCCGGATCATCATGGCCGCTTAG
- a CDS encoding FKBP-type peptidyl-prolyl cis-trans isomerase, with protein sequence MTLAACGSDTEAKSAPADPPTTASGCPTAAPQGSGTPEWTLAGSTGNVAVTGSTDTAAPNVNVTAPFSVAETQVHTLQAGSGPIVGDLATVSVCYMGVNGRDGSVFDSAYTRGTPAQFPLNGVVPGFKKAIAGQHVGSTVAVAMVPADGYPTGQPSAGIRPGDTLVFAIKILNASN encoded by the coding sequence GTGACGCTGGCCGCCTGCGGCTCCGACACGGAGGCCAAGTCAGCCCCCGCCGACCCGCCCACCACGGCCAGCGGGTGCCCCACGGCAGCGCCGCAGGGCTCCGGCACACCCGAGTGGACCCTGGCGGGTAGCACAGGAAATGTCGCCGTCACCGGGTCCACAGACACCGCGGCGCCGAATGTCAACGTGACCGCCCCATTCAGCGTGGCCGAGACCCAGGTGCACACACTCCAGGCAGGGTCCGGACCGATCGTCGGAGACCTGGCCACGGTTTCGGTCTGCTACATGGGCGTCAACGGGCGCGACGGCTCCGTGTTCGACAGCGCCTACACGCGTGGCACGCCGGCCCAGTTCCCGCTTAATGGGGTGGTACCGGGATTCAAGAAGGCCATCGCGGGCCAACATGTCGGCTCGACCGTCGCCGTCGCGATGGTCCCCGCCGACGGCTATCCGACCGGGCAGCCCAGCGCAGGCATCCGCCCCGGAGACACACTCGTCTTCGCGATCAAGATCCTCAACGCGTCGAACTGA
- a CDS encoding acyl-ACP desaturase, with product MQKAFTDLELLHELEPVVEENVHRHLGVTKDWNPHDYVPWSEGKNYKALGGQDWDPEQSKLSELAKVAMITNLLTEDNLPSYHREIAMNFTMDGPWGTWVNRWTAEENRHGIAIRDYLVVTRSVDPIELEKLRIAQMTSGFSPGQNRQNIPFSESLFDSVVYVTFQELATRVSHRNTGKACAEPIADELLKRISTDENLHMIFYRNMVTAGLEIAPNQAVKAVHKVLDNFTMPGYTIPGFRRNAVTIATGGVYDPQSHLDEVVLPVLRKWRIFERDDINGEAEWYREDLARIVGDLRKTSEDFEEVKAKYLERQAKRAERNAAKVLV from the coding sequence ATGCAGAAGGCTTTCACCGACCTGGAGCTGCTCCATGAGCTTGAGCCCGTGGTCGAGGAGAATGTCCATCGCCACCTCGGCGTCACTAAGGACTGGAACCCGCATGACTATGTCCCCTGGTCAGAGGGCAAGAACTACAAGGCTCTAGGCGGACAGGACTGGGATCCCGAGCAGTCCAAGCTCTCCGAGCTGGCCAAGGTCGCCATGATCACCAACCTGCTGACCGAGGACAACCTGCCCTCGTATCACCGCGAGATCGCCATGAACTTCACCATGGACGGACCCTGGGGTACCTGGGTGAACAGGTGGACCGCCGAGGAGAATCGCCACGGCATCGCCATCCGTGACTACCTCGTGGTGACCCGCTCGGTGGACCCGATCGAACTCGAGAAGCTGCGCATCGCACAGATGACCAGCGGGTTCTCCCCCGGCCAGAACCGCCAGAACATACCGTTCTCCGAGAGCCTGTTCGACTCGGTGGTGTACGTGACGTTCCAGGAGCTGGCCACCCGTGTCTCGCACCGCAACACCGGCAAGGCCTGCGCCGAGCCCATCGCCGATGAGCTGCTCAAGCGCATCTCCACCGATGAGAACCTGCACATGATCTTCTACCGCAACATGGTGACCGCCGGCCTGGAGATCGCCCCGAACCAAGCGGTCAAGGCTGTCCACAAGGTGCTCGACAACTTCACGATGCCCGGCTACACGATCCCCGGCTTCCGCCGTAACGCGGTCACCATCGCCACCGGCGGTGTCTACGACCCGCAATCCCACCTCGATGAGGTGGTGCTGCCGGTGCTGCGCAAGTGGCGCATCTTCGAGCGTGACGACATCAACGGCGAAGCCGAGTGGTACCGCGAGGACCTGGCCCGCATCGTCGGCGATCTCAGGAAGACCTCCGAAGACTTCGAAGAAGTCAAAGCCAAGTACCTGGAGCGCCAGGCCAAACGCGCCGAACGCAACGCCGCCAAAGTGCTCGTATAG
- a CDS encoding DMT family protein, with product MLIGIAAAVLACLGYGTASVLQGYGVRQSASNVHGRSDKGAPSLNSTIAAMLTPAFIAGMVLDLVGFAGTLVSARLIPLFLSQTIMSANLAVTAVLGIAVLGVRLQRRDWLAISAVLLSLCVLALTAGPRGEDSAEPSVHWGVLIASVAVLLAGLGLIRLLGSRAAIPAGLLAGILYGAMSVAVRVVDGLDPLRVKVLLSDPAAYAMILAGVGGFYLFTVALQVGSVNGAAAALVVGETVVPGVTGVLLLGDGARPGWGWLVAVAFVVAVVSAVSVAAFGAVENTQSTAPEPAR from the coding sequence ATGCTGATCGGTATCGCGGCGGCCGTGCTGGCCTGCCTGGGATATGGAACCGCGTCCGTCCTGCAGGGATATGGCGTCCGCCAATCCGCGAGCAACGTTCACGGGCGGTCCGATAAGGGTGCACCGTCGCTGAACTCGACAATCGCCGCGATGCTGACTCCGGCATTCATCGCCGGGATGGTTCTCGATCTCGTCGGGTTCGCGGGCACCCTGGTGTCGGCCCGGTTGATTCCACTGTTTCTCTCCCAGACGATCATGAGTGCGAACCTGGCGGTCACCGCGGTGCTCGGCATCGCCGTACTGGGTGTGCGCCTGCAACGACGGGACTGGTTGGCCATCTCGGCCGTGCTGCTGTCGCTGTGTGTCCTGGCGTTGACTGCCGGTCCTCGTGGCGAGGATTCCGCGGAGCCCTCGGTGCACTGGGGCGTGTTGATCGCGTCGGTGGCGGTGCTGCTCGCCGGTCTGGGTCTTATTCGCCTCTTGGGCTCACGCGCCGCAATTCCCGCGGGGTTGCTGGCCGGGATTCTTTATGGCGCAATGTCTGTCGCGGTCAGGGTGGTTGACGGGCTCGATCCGCTACGGGTGAAGGTCCTGCTGTCCGATCCCGCCGCCTACGCGATGATCCTCGCCGGGGTGGGCGGCTTCTACCTGTTTACCGTTGCGCTGCAAGTGGGTTCGGTGAACGGCGCGGCCGCGGCATTGGTTGTGGGGGAGACGGTCGTACCCGGTGTAACCGGCGTATTGCTGTTGGGCGACGGTGCGCGCCCGGGATGGGGATGGCTTGTTGCCGTCGCGTTCGTGGTTGCGGTCGTCTCGGCGGTGAGTGTGGCCGCGTTCGGTGCCGTCGAGAACACGCAGTCGACGGCGCCGGAGCCGGCGCGCTAA
- a CDS encoding Rv2640c family ArsR-like transcriptional regulator — protein MPKALPVVDTTGPVCCAPVAAGPMSDEQALEVALRLKALADPVRVKIMSQLFGASTGEIISGDLAGILGLAESTISHHMNQLRKAGLVESDRRGMNVYHRPVPDALTALCTVLDPSCCQ, from the coding sequence ATGCCCAAGGCTCTTCCCGTGGTAGATACCACCGGTCCCGTGTGCTGCGCACCCGTGGCGGCCGGTCCGATGAGCGACGAACAGGCCCTCGAGGTCGCGCTGCGGCTCAAGGCGCTCGCCGACCCCGTGCGGGTCAAGATCATGTCTCAGCTCTTTGGCGCGTCCACGGGAGAGATCATCAGCGGTGATCTTGCGGGCATCCTCGGACTCGCCGAGTCAACCATCAGTCACCACATGAATCAGCTGAGAAAGGCGGGGCTGGTGGAATCAGACCGCCGCGGGATGAACGTCTATCACCGCCCGGTTCCGGATGCACTGACCGCGTTGTGCACGGTCCTGGATCCCAGCTGCTGCCAATAG